Proteins encoded together in one Thalassotalea crassostreae window:
- a CDS encoding N-formylglutamate amidohydrolase — protein MSLIFHIPHSSTLIPEEYQYQFAIDDSELKSELNNMTDWFTHDLFHDASQSLGKELVFPISRLLVDPERFYNDDDEPMSKVGMGVLYSRTATGAPLKDDKFIKDEYRSELLGKYYFPHHKRLFDLVNENLSESIRVLIIDCHSFPSKPLPYEQERCYPRTDICIGTDAFHTPKNVTEELKRGFINEGLSVAINKPFKGTITPIDFYQKNPNVCSIMIEVNRAIYMNEKNITKLKSFNKVKRIIQKVIFNTAIKNNFTGKNMPQHTLYVHTDFANQVTLDSTVIDDSDTFGNLTWTEFLTEVLNEDLDYKIDEYCYLEQHGIDSSYLDEMISGDIINKYYDEIAYYTDNISPTSPTVGAFQLIRELETVTTDKDGNAEINGVELSQSTATGSRKYTYIKDESAGNWLKEAFANEGISVDIKFV, from the coding sequence ATGAGTTTAATTTTTCATATCCCTCATTCATCAACATTAATACCTGAAGAATATCAATATCAGTTTGCTATAGATGACTCGGAATTAAAGTCAGAGCTTAATAATATGACTGATTGGTTTACTCACGATCTTTTTCATGATGCTAGTCAAAGCCTAGGTAAAGAACTTGTATTCCCTATCAGTCGCCTGCTAGTAGACCCTGAGAGGTTTTATAACGATGACGATGAACCTATGTCAAAAGTTGGAATGGGAGTCTTATACAGCAGAACGGCGACAGGTGCGCCTCTAAAAGATGACAAGTTTATTAAAGATGAATATAGAAGCGAATTATTGGGTAAATACTATTTCCCGCATCATAAAAGACTTTTTGACCTCGTTAACGAAAACCTTAGTGAGAGTATCCGAGTACTTATTATCGATTGCCATAGTTTTCCCTCAAAACCGCTACCGTATGAACAAGAACGATGTTATCCAAGAACCGATATATGCATTGGCACCGACGCTTTTCATACACCTAAAAATGTTACTGAAGAGCTTAAACGTGGTTTTATCAATGAAGGTTTATCAGTAGCAATTAATAAACCATTTAAAGGCACTATTACACCGATTGATTTTTATCAAAAAAATCCCAATGTTTGCTCGATCATGATTGAAGTGAATCGAGCAATTTATATGAACGAAAAAAACATCACCAAACTCAAGAGCTTTAACAAAGTTAAACGCATTATCCAAAAGGTGATATTTAACACAGCAATTAAAAACAATTTTACAGGTAAAAACATGCCCCAACATACATTATATGTACATACTGATTTCGCAAACCAAGTGACTTTAGATAGCACAGTGATAGATGATAGCGACACCTTCGGCAATTTAACCTGGACAGAATTCTTAACTGAAGTTTTGAATGAAGATTTAGATTACAAGATCGATGAATATTGTTACTTAGAACAGCATGGAATTGATTCTAGCTATTTAGATGAAATGATTAGTGGTGACATTATAAATAAATATTATGATGAAATAGCATACTATACAGATAATATATCGCCCACTAGCCCAACTGTAGGCGCTTTTCAATTAATTAGAGAATTGGAAACTGTAACAACAGATAAAGATGGCAATGCCGAAATAAATGGCGTTGAACTATCTCAATCTACTGCTACTGGCTCTAGAAAATATACATACATAAAAGATGAAAGTGCAGGTAATTGGTTAAAAGAAGCTTTTGCTAATGAAGGAATTAGTGTTGATATTAAGTTTGTTTAA
- the folE gene encoding GTP cyclohydrolase I FolE — translation MNNADLEKNYESILRNIGEDTERGGLLDTPKRAAKAMKFLTQGYEQDLNGIVNGALFESDADEMVLVKDIELYSLCEHHLLPFIGKCHIAYIPSGKVLGLSKFARIVDMFSRRLQIQENLARQIALCVEEVTGAIGVGVVIEAKHMCMMMRGVEKQNSSMTSSVMLGVMRESPIVRQEMLALLATK, via the coding sequence ATGAATAATGCGGACCTAGAAAAAAACTACGAAAGTATCCTACGTAATATAGGTGAAGATACTGAAAGGGGAGGGTTACTTGATACCCCTAAACGTGCAGCTAAAGCCATGAAGTTCCTAACCCAAGGATACGAGCAAGATTTAAATGGTATAGTCAATGGAGCATTATTTGAATCAGATGCTGACGAAATGGTATTGGTTAAAGATATTGAGTTATATTCACTATGCGAACACCACTTATTACCTTTTATTGGAAAGTGTCATATCGCTTATATACCTTCAGGAAAAGTTCTTGGGTTATCAAAATTTGCTCGAATAGTTGATATGTTTTCTAGAAGGCTACAAATTCAAGAAAACCTAGCGAGACAAATCGCACTGTGCGTAGAAGAAGTTACCGGAGCAATTGGTGTCGGTGTTGTTATTGAGGCTAAGCATATGTGTATGATGATGAGAGGTGTTGAAAAACAAAACTCTTCAATGACTTCATCTGTAATGTTAGGTGTAATGCGTGAATCACCTATCGTCCGACAAGAGATGCTGGCTTTATTGGCAACAAAATAA